From Desulfobulbaceae bacterium:
AGTAACGCATTTATGGACGATGACCCTCAAATTTTTCTTATTGCCCTTGGTCACCTAGCTAAAAAGAAAGGGATGACGAAAATTGCGAAGGAAACAGGGTTGAACCGTGAAAGTCTCTATAAATCCCTGTCCGGTGATGGCAACCCCAAATTTGCTACCATCAGCAAAATCACCAAGGCTCTTGGTTGTAAGCTGGCTGTTGCTTAATGGTTTATTCAAGTTCATAGTTTCAATGGTGATACGGCTGTTCCAACCATGCAATTCACGCTGACCCAAAGGGGCTAGTTTTTCCAGTGTGCGTTGTCCGGTGTTTAATTTAATTTTGCCTGCCTCTTAGTCCCCTTTGGGCAGGTGATTACGGTCGTTAGAATTTTAATAAATCGAGGACACAACATGGCCGACAATCCAAAAGAGTCTCTATTTGAAAAAGCTGAATGGCAAATAAAAAAATTAACAAGTCTAGCCCTGAAAATTTCTATAATAATAATATTTTCAGTTGTTGCTTGGCGGATATCGTTGTCCAGCATTAGCTTTGATTTAAGTAAATTTGATTTTTCAGATTTACTTGCAATGATTTTGGCTTTGTTCGCAATGGCAATGTCTGTAGCTTTTTATTTTAAGTCAACCGATTCCACCAACCAGTTTTATGACAATATTTACAACTTTACTCAGAAAACATCTGAAATTTTAGGGCGTATCGAAGAGCGTTTTGGCGAGAGATTGAAACATATTGACGAAGGATACGGCCGCATTCAGTCACGTTTTGATGGTATATCAAATTCATCAGATGAAATCGAAAAGAAAGTAAAAGAGACTGAGGGTAAGGAAGAAGAGGAGAAAAGAAAGCTCGAAGAAGCCAATAAGGCAATGGGGAAAATGCTTGAGACTCTGACCCAAAAAGCTAAGTTAGAGCAGAAGGATAAAGAAGAATTTTACCAAAAGATGGGTGAGTTAGCTGCGGAAAAAGATATGGCCCAAAAACGTATCCAAGAAATGGAGGTAGATAGGGACCATTTGCAAAGTCAACTGCACATGATGGAAAACGATATGATGGAGGGATTTCACGAAATAAGGCACCCAATCATGGAAAAGATATACACCACCCAGAACTTCACGATCTTTTTCGTCGGAAGGCATCTTTTGAGGCTCTAAAGAATCGTTCACGTAGGTTTTTTTCTTCATTGCCTCCAGATGCGCTTGATGTCTTACGACAGGAAGGGCTTATCAACCAAAGAGATGAATTAACATCCGCAGGCAACATCATGCTCCGCACAATGTATCGTAAATACAGATTCTAATCGGGTAGCCGGGGGTTTTTAACCCCCAGCCCCCTCACCACCCTGTGCATAACCTGGGGCCAGGTCTACACATTTGACTGAAGGGAGAAAGCAGTGTTTAGGGGACCCCAATTTCTCTCCCCCAATTTCTCTAAAGGAACAAACACATGCCCCAAGATATCCCGGTGCGTGAACCATACCGAGTTCCCTTTCGTTCATTCACCCCGTTTCTACTGATCTCATTTGGATTGGCTTGGGGTATCCTTGGGCTGTACATCCTTCTTCCAGAACGAATGGGTGCGGTGTTCGGACAACTAACCGGCAATCACCCGCTTTTCTTCCTAGCCGTATACGCGCCTGCTATCGCATCCTTCATCCTCGTTGT
This genomic window contains:
- a CDS encoding putative addiction module antidote protein, which produces MKVKTSPYNPLDYLETKEEVNEYLSNAFMDDDPQIFLIALGHLAKKKGMTKIAKETGLNRESLYKSLSGDGNPKFATISKITKALGCKLAVA